The following are encoded together in the Dama dama isolate Ldn47 chromosome 29, ASM3311817v1, whole genome shotgun sequence genome:
- the RP1L1 gene encoding retinitis pigmentosa 1-like 1 protein: protein MNSTPRDAPGPGHRECLLPSVARTPSVTQVTPAKKITFLKRGDPRFAGVRLAVHQRAFRSFGALMDELSQRVPLSFGVRSVTTPRGLHSLSALEQLQDGGCYLCSDKKPPRTPGGLGQPRGRSHSAQQLREFEAPGTASTGKGLKASRRITLVKNGDPRLQQTVALSHRNTRSLMAFLSKASDLLRFPVKHVYTASGKRLDSLKALLRSPSVLVCAGLEPFRPLAMEDIRRKGSEPSSGQTSRNKSGSWGPKAKQSVIHARSTLENRSRQFSLMSERSGLSDPPVCPHRACMCPAPDRHPLNTPARLGPLVASEDIEKNVSVNEDGSLSVEMKVRFHLLGEDPLLWSRRLGGASTLTVTCGEGPDAGEEDLLDCVWKGHSGDPSEPRAQGLGPCEAGGEGAFDQGQQQPGSRYEIWMNPLYTSQGEWSASRWRSGLTQNSQFRAPRSQRVTSRRRGSKDRASPASSDRPPGGSEPNSSCCSGSLEDAVASCGPHLALGAGGGRGEGAALGRRDHDGCLKPRTHGLTDALPDSSMSAGSHEQCSERDKPSQGHPSKTSRGATQQGVPGSSTVNPSSIGNEDPQAEEIGQGMGHPQARNRSRVRPRSARGLAGSGDDAGGYTPSSACASALGRSGKQDSRASALSSPSISVLSRGAQRARPRQRHNPKDIHCPLDPPVSRPTPRPSSRDRAHPHGPPPSLSESPQGTWNQASRDPGPPFSASRYSPDTRGLSSIPITPGSNSDCVSNFYLPDSPSAETEGGPEFRPCSAAPTPSDTSGLFSAPADGLGEKTGGDRFQPSWPLVLPAGWPEGGRLGAHWGSSHSHLGTPLAQGSSCGTMRMMPAPQPQGGQGPSSKACWVCSRYCPTPPRTRPSGKRHPSGCRSEGDHSADGEPGGDKAGEEKLDVRHPRPPGSQGRAASGRAVRAVRRGSPRSGPQLRRMAQGKLSGGGGLEEREEGGGELLGALPRASPEAVVRAWLSNIPEEPMKHELEDKGEDVAGHGLEGPQEDPVGKHSPDGPEGSVWAGQLPLEQAASEEAEPEEVFPVPSRASPKSAEGLPCSGVSETPPEAGTSKGVAVDGGRGQRVLPRRVSTSLQIMKALMGSRPGRPSSLPEVSHSEGRRLSHSAQALITCLARLHFFDDDDLGSPASKVRFTDSPRYQQLLSTFQALWPGSGLRNSELESDLRELGWRQALPALGPHVATEDFRPTSSSGVDVGSGSGGSGEGSGPCTMDCSLVSEKMELPLSISCQGPNSRTLGNPAVPGNRPLSSYEAEGAASEDRAEKNGREQTLGGDLDQGDKNTMEEEVVQLEEIKEGKERAELQVEGVRGFLEEEGIMELELSGAGSRDGAGVCENKSLHEEEPGDPTAVATQSSSGRRGSPTEPPRSLSERYLDASGSQSGPKAEPPLEKLLGAAETGCGQTLDKLTQGAGETGTCKARRGSLISDPVWVSKLLKKMEKNFMDHLAAATAELCTRWGLQGNPLLDQMVAELQRDVSQRLQDSVEKELLKVQSWAGGAGSGPPREALRWEASLQTEQRRRRLQALRNLSPFSEQTRGRGPPSFSLEDLPVFRGALGSQLGVEAKGEEFCPCEACVRKKMVPAPPVDAVGSASAPIRKAFDLQHILQKKKGGCADGETAEVAPAVEREAEPLHRDPSRTGTIPGADGDPEPGSGQGPGAEEGDQSLSRDEDPWGTEEEAGAQEKEGQTEPCVGSDAWEGVGRGEQGMGGEEGDPEAGSGAEDTGEAHALGGGGPGPGGQEACAGTTEAQEAAREKGTETGGGYGGDEEEGPQVGLGHGQSPSYTPRRLHGKAWLPLRPRLKPVDRAQVSGWRACLPSRVSQACPRACRTGLELGQEKPVTHYRTSPGTAPPPYTQGEQKDNSQGRP, encoded by the exons ATGAACAGCACTCCGAGGGACGCCCCGGGCCCCGGCCACCGCGAGTGCCTCCTGCCTTCTGTGGCCCGGACCCCCTCTGTCACCCAGGTCACGCCGGCCAAGAAGATAACCTTCCTCAAGCGAGGGGATCCCCGGTTTGCTGGGGTCCGCCTGGCCGTTCACCAGCGTGCCTTCAGGAGCTTTGGGGCCCTGATGGACGAGCTCTCTCAGCGGGTACCGCTCTCCTTTGGGGTGCGGTCGGTCACCACACCCCGGGGCCTGCACAGCCTCAGCGCTCTGGAGCAGCTGCAGGATGGTGGCTGCTATCTCTGCTCCGATAAGAAGCCCCCCAGAACCCCCGGCGGGCTGGGCCAGCCCCGGGGGAGAAGCCATTCCGCTCAGCAGTTGAGGGAATTCGAGGCACCGGGAACAGCCTCTACCGGCAAAGGTCTCAAAGCCTCGAGGAGGATCACGCTGGTTAAGAATGGGGACCCTCGGCTCCAGCAGACAGTGGCTCTCAGCCACAGAAACACCAGGAGCCTGATGGCCTTTCTCAGCAAAGCGTCGGACCTACTGCGCTTTCCCGTGAAGCATGTGTATACGGCCAGTGGGAAAAGG CTGGACTCTCTGAAGGCTCTGCTGCGAAGCCCCTCCGTGCTGGTGTGCGCCGGTCTCGAGCCCTTCAGACCTCTGGCGATGGAAGatataagaagaaaaggaagtgaaCCTTCATCTGGGCAGACTTCAAGGAACAAAAGTG GGAGCTGGGGGCCCAAGGCCAAACAGAGCGTGATCCACGCACGGTCCACGCTGGAGAACAGGTCACGGCAGTTCTCCCTGATGTCGGAGAGGTCAGGGCTCAGCGACCCCCCGGTCTGCCCACATCGAGCCTGCATGTGCCCTGCCCCCGACAGGCACCCTCTGAACACTCCTGCCCGGCTCGGCCCCTTGGTGGCAAGTGAAGACATCGAGAAGAACGTGAGCGTGAATGAGGATGGCAGCCTATCGGTAGAGATGAAAGTCCGCTTCCACCTGCTGGGGGAGGACCCGCTTCTGTGGTCCAGGAGGCTCGGGGGGGCCAGCACCCTCACCGTGACCTGTGGGGAGGGCCCCGACGCTGGGGAGGAGGATCTCCTTGACTGTGTGTGGAAGGGCCACTCTGGGGACCCCTCAGAGCCTAGGgcacaggggctggggccctgtgaGGCGGGAGGGGAGGGAGCCTTTGACCAAGGCCAGCAGCAGCCAGGGTCCAGATACGAGATCTGGATGAACCCCCTGTACACCTCCCAGGGAGAGTGGTCGGCCTCTCGGTGGAGGTCGGGGCTGACCCAGAACTCCCAGTTCAGGGCCCCCAGGAGCCAAAGGGTCAccagcaggagaagagggagcAAGGACAGGGCCAGCCCTGCCTCCAGCGACAGACCCCCTGGAGGCTCTGAGCCAAACTCCTCCTGCTGCTCTGGGTCCCTGGAGGATGCTGTGGCCAGCTGTGGCCCACATCTGGCCTTGGGGGCTGGTGGAGGCAGAGGCGAGGGAGCAGCGCTGGGCCGCAGGGACCATGATGGTTGCCTGAAACCCAGGACCCATGGCCTGACAGATGCTCTTCCTGACTCCTCCATGAGCGCCGGGTCCCACGAGCAGTGCAGCGAAAGGGACAAGCCGTCCCAGGGCCACCCCAGCAAGACTTCCCGGGGGGCCACCCAGCAGGGAGTTCCGGGTTCCTCCACTGTGAACCCCTCATCTATAGGGAACGAGGACCCACAGGCAGAGGAGATCGGACAGGGAATGGGGCACCCCCAGGCCAGAAATAGGTCTAGGGTGAGGCCACGCTCGGCTCGGGGCCTGGCTGGTTCTGGGGATGATGCGGGAGGCTACACCCCATCTTCTGCCTGTGCCTCAGCCCTGGGCAGGAGCGGAAAGCAGGACAGCAGAGCCAGCGCCCTGTCCTCACCCAGCATTTCTGTCCTCAGCCGAGGGGCCCAGAGGGCCCGCCCCAGGCAGCGGCACAACCCAAAGGACATCCACTGCCCACTCGACCCGCCTGTGTCCCGGCCAACGCCCCGGCCGTCCAGCAGAGACAGGGCCCACCCACACGGCCCCCCGCCCAGCCTTTCTGAAAGCCCGCAGGGCACCTGGAACCAGGCCTCCCGGGACCCAGGGCCACCCTTCTCGGCCTCTCGTTATTCCCCGGACACACGCGGGCTAAGCAGCATCCCCATTACCCCTGGGAGCAATTCTGACTGTGTTTCCAATTTCTACCTCCCCGATTCCCCCTCTGCTGAGACCGAAGGGGGCCCTGAGTTCAGGCCGTGCTCAGCGGCTCCCACACCTTCGGACACATCTGGCCTGTTCAGTGCCCCAGCTGATGGCCTGGGAGAAAAGACTGGGGGTGACAGATTCCAGCCTTCCTGGCCCTTGGTCCTGCCAGCGGGGTGGCctgagggagggaggctgggagcaCACTGGGGCAGCAGCCATTCACACCTGGGTACACCCTTGGCTCAGGGGTCGTCCTGTGGGACGATGCGGATGATGCCAGCCCCACAGCCACAGGGCGGCCAGGGCCCCTCCTCCAAGGCCTGCTGGGTGTGCAGCCGGTACTGTCCCACGCCCCCCAGGACACGGCCCTCGGGCAAGAGGCATCCTTCAGGCTGCCGCAGCGAGGGTGACCACAGTGctgatggggagcctggtggggacaAGGCGGGGGAGGAAAAGTTGGATGTGCGGCATCCACGGCCCCCTGGCTCTCAGGGAAGAGCGGCCTCGGGGAGAGCAGTCAGAGCTGTGAGAAGGGGCAGCCCTCGCAGCGGTCCCCAGCTCCGGAGAATGGCCCAGGGGAAGCTCTCAGGCGGAGGTGGCCTGGAGGAGCGAGAGGAAGGTGGCGGCGAGCTGCTGGGAGCTCTGCCCCGAGCCTCCCCGGAAGCCGTGGTCCGTGCGTGGCTGAGCAATATCCCGGAGGAGCCCATGAAACACGAGCTGGAGGACAAGGGTGAGGATGTGGCCGGGCATGGCCTGGAAGGCCCTCAAGAGGACCCTGTGGGCAAACATTCCCCAGATGGCCCGGAAGGATCAGTTTGGGCCGGACAACTGCCCCTGGAACAGGCAGCCAGTGAGGAAGCAGAACCAGAGGAAGTCTTTCCAGTGCCTAGCCGTGCTAGTCCCAAGTCAGCAGAGGGTCTGCCTTGCAGTGGAGTGTCAGAAACCCCTCCAGAGGCTGGAACCAGCAAAGGAGTGGCTGTGGACGGTGGGAGGGGCCAGCGCGTGCTTCCCAGGAGGGTCTCCACCTCCTTACAGATCATGAAGGCGCTGATGGGGTCCCGGCCGGGCCGGCCCAGCAGTCTGCCTGAAGTGTCCCACTCAGAGGGCAGGAGGCTCAGCCACTCAGCCCAGGCCCTCATCACCTGTCTCGCCAGACTCCACTTCTTTGATGACGATGATCTTGGGTCTCCCGCTAGCAAAGTGAGGTTCACAGACTCCCCTCGGTACCAGCAGCTCCTAAGTACCTTCCAGGCCCTGTGGCCAGGGAGTGGCCTCAGGAACAGTGAGCTGGAATCGGACCTCCGGGAGCTTGGCTGGCGCCAGGCCCTGCCAGCCCTCGGGCCCCACGTTGCAACCGAGGACTTCAGGCCCACATCTTCCTCTGGGGTGGATGTCGGCAGTGGCTCTGGAGGCTCGGGGGAGGGCAGCGGACCctgcaccatggactgcagcctggtgTCCGAGAAGATGGAGCTGCCTTTGAGCATCTCCTGCCAGGGACCTAATTCCAGAACCTTGGGGAACCCAGCAGTTCCAGGAAACCGACCGCTGAGTAGTTATGAGGCTGAGGGTGCTGCCAGTGAGGACAGGGCAGAAAAAAATGGCAGGGAGCAGACGCTGGGTGGTGACCTGGACCAAGGAGATAAAAACACAATGGAGGAAGAGGTGGTACAAttagaggaaataaaagaaggaaaagaaagagcagaACTGCAAGTAGAGGGTGTCAGAGGGTTTCTGGAAGAGGAAGGAATCATGGAACTAGAATTGTCGGGGGCAGGCTCTCGGGATGGGGCTGGTGTCTGTGAAAATAAGAGCCTGCATGAAGAGGAGCCAGGAGACCCCACTGCCGTTGCCACGCAGAGCTCATCAGGGAGGAGAGGGAGCCCGACAGAGCCCCCCAGGAGCCTCAGCGAGAGGTACCTGGACGCCAGTGGGAGTCAAAGTGGCCCCAAAGCTGAGCCCCCTTTGGAGAAGTTGCTCGGAGCAGCTGAGACTGGCTGTGGGCAAACCCTGGACAAGCTCACCCAAGGGGCTGGTGAGACGGGCACTTGCAAGGCCCGCAGGGGGTCTCTGATCTCTGACCCTGTATGGGTGTCCAAGTTGTTGAAGAAGATGGAGAAGAACTTCATGGACCACCTCGCCGCTGCCACGGCCGAGCTCTGCACCCGCTGGGGCCTGCAGGGCAACCCCCTGCTGGATCAGATGGTGGCCGAGCTGCAGCGGGACGTGAGCCAGCGGCTCCAGGACAGCGTGGAGAAGGAGCTTCTCAAGGTCCAGAGCTGGGCAGGGGGCGCGGGCTCGgggccacccagggaagccctccgcTGGGAGGCGTCCCTGCAGACGGAGCAGCGCAGGCGGCGCCTCCAGGCCCTGCGCAACCTCTCACCCTTCTCCGAGCAGACTCGGGGCCGGGGGCCCCCCTCATTCTCCCTGGAGGACCTGCCAGTCTTCAGAGGAGCCCTGGGGTCCCAACTTGGGGTAGAGGCCAAGGGGGAGGAGTTCTGTCCCTGCGAGGCCTGCGTGAGGAAGAAAATGGTTCCTGCACCCCCAGTAGATGCTGTGGGGTCAGCCAGCGCGCCCATCAGAAAGGCCTTTGACCTGCAACACATTCTGCAGAAGAAGAAAGGAGGGTGTGCTGACGGGGAGACAGCGGAGGTGGCCCCCgctgtggagagggaggcggagcCCCTTCACAGGGACCCCTCGAGGACAGGCACTATCCCGGGAGCTGATGGAGACCCTGAGCCGGGATCAGGCCAGGGCCCTGGAGCGGAGGAGGGGGACCAGAGCCTCAGCAGGGATGAGGACCcctgggggacagaggaggaggCGGGTGCTCAGGAGAAGGAGGGGCAAACAGAGCCCTGTGTGGGCAGCGACGCCTGGGAGGGGGTAGGGAGGGGGGAGCAGGGCATGGGCGGTGAGGAAGGAGACCCGGAGGCGGGCTCTGGGGCTGAGGACACTGGGGAGGCTCATGCCCTGGGAGGAGGTGGCCCGGGTCCAGGAGGACAAGAGGCTTGTGCTGGAACAACAGAGGCCCAGGAGGCTGcaagggagaaggggacagagacaGGAGGAGGATATGGAGGGGACGAAGAAGAGGGCCCTCAGGTTGGCCTGGGACATGGCCAGTCCC